Below is a window of Ctenopharyngodon idella isolate HZGC_01 chromosome 7, HZGC01, whole genome shotgun sequence DNA.
ACTTTCACATGTTATTACCAAATCATCCACACCACACTGAGTTGTATTCATGTGACTGATTGCATGTTGATGCAGGTTCAGCGATCAGCTACTCTGCATATGTTTTTCCTGACGCATGGGTGAACAGCAcctttcattcatactacatccCTGTAGCTGTACTAAACACCATCCTCTCAACCAGTCTGGCCTGCTACTCGAGGTAAGGCTCCATTTCATTCCATGCATCCTCATTGCTAACACACCACCATACGAATCACAGAAATGCAGTTTGCATAATTGTGGGTTATATATAGTTCTGCTGAGAACTATGTGAGTATGTGGAACAAGCTCTGATAATCATTACATCAATTAGGGTGACATTATCAAATTTAAACAGGTAAATTTATCCTAAATACTACAAAAACACCCTGATTTGTATAACATAATTTACATACACAAGTTGAAAACTTAGTATATAGTGCAGGGACTAGTGAATATAACTGGTGAATCATTTTTGTCAGTCTGTTTTTAATTGAGTTGTCCGTACAAGCCGATTCACTAGAAAGAGTATGCAATGGCTGCGTCCCAAATAGTGTTCACTCTCTGATCAGGTACTTTCATaagtatgtactgtatatgaatGTGTAATACATtcgttgtcattgtcatgtgacttgCAGCATCAGTTGTGTCGGTTCATTGCTATTCCCAACTAAAATGAATCGATCTGAGACAGAGAAGTATGTTTTACTGTTTCCTCAGATCAGATATTAGCTATGTAGCGTTTAAACATGCTACAGTTGCTACACATTGTAAAACGTAGGTTGTTAATGGAAAACAGCTAAATCACGCTACTGAAAAATATAGTTACGTTTATGTACCCACCATTTTAGTAGTAACTCCCCAATGTTGACGCAAATAGCACCATGAAAGAAAATGctctacatttgaaataacgatATATTATGCCTGTGCTACAGTAAGTGTGTGAATACAAGGCTTGTTATAAacatatatcatatatcatatcatacATGCTGATACAGCATGGCAGTTTCATAGAtcaatatgatttttatttccacttttttgCTAAGGCTTGGCCTACCATTCCTACACTATAACCATGACATCGATGAAAGGTAACAGTTTAAAAACATAATGTGTCCAAATTCTCTGATGCTGACTAATATGTTTTCTAAATTTGGTTCTTTCTTTAAATTAATGGAAACACTTCCACCTCgtgttaataatgttttatgtgtTATTTTGACTATGAGCAATCAACCTCATATATCTGCTTCTTACAATTACATAACACCGCACCACCAACACTGAAACTGATGTTATCATTagtgaacataaaaaaatgtgcCTTTCACTTCCTACTTGTCAGATTCTCCGAGAGACCGAGCCCAAGGCTGAGTAAGGTGTTGCGAATTCTTGCCTTTGCCTACCCCTACCTGTTTGACAACATTCCTCTGTTCTACAGGGTAAGTTTCAGCAAACTGTACAGTACATCGACACAAATGCACAGGCTGTTTAGATAAAGATCAGCCATGTTAAATAACATAATGTCCAAAGGAATGGAGCTGGCAACATTGTGATTTAAACTggaatttacatttacaagtacACATTTATCTGTCCTATCCTATCACTTccaatgtttttcttttaaacataCTTCAGTGTGTTTCTAGAGAGTTTCTAGAGATGTTTATGCATGTTACTTAATTATAGGTTAAAGTGAATATGAATAGACTTCAAGGTGTGACCTGTAATTATTTTGTTGCCTCTTTCTAGTTGTTTCTGTGTGTAGGTGAGGGTTGCACTGATAATGAGGCAAACTCTGTTCATGTTCACCATACATTGCTTGCATTTCTTACCGGCTTCCTGTTTGCAACCCACTTACCTGAGAGACTGGCACCTGGACGCTTTGACTACATAGGTAAGTGATGATGACAACGTAAATGTTAGCTACTGTACCATGTATGTCTGTGCtgtgtttttgggtgaactagttGATTACAGAGGGGTTTTAGAATACAGACAGTACAGTATCTGAATTATAATGGATGTTCAATTATCAAATTGAAGTATCAAAGTTTACAAAAAATTCAGAAACCATACTTAAATCTGCAGTATGGAACTTTTGCCTCTCTATCGCCATCCCTGTTTGAAACATGAAGTTGCAAGTTACTTGCGGAGCTATACGTTTTCTTGCATGGGGGGTGATGGCCATCCAGTGATGGCCCTGGTTGTCGCAATCCTGTCAAAACCATGCCAATATTTACTCTCATTTTAGCATGGGCTCTGTCGCTTTCCCTTTTTGACTGCTGCCTCTCCACAGTACTTGTTTTTGACAACAGGAGATTCTCCAGATGTCAACAATGATTGTCGTTTAGACCTTTCTAGATTAAAAGCAGACATCTAGATGACAAGTTTAGATTTTTCGCAAAGGCGAATGACCTCAAACTGACATTTCCTGTGAAATCAAACCCGACTGCTcaaattataaatcatttttataagCTTGCCATTTTGAATCAGGGTAAACTACTGATACAGTTTTGAACACTGATGtcttatgtacttgctcaataactgatttttgttattttttaaccaaaaaaagttacatacgGCAGCTTTAAGAAAATtaatctttaaagggttagttcacccaaaaatgaaaataatgtcatttattactcaccctcatgtcgttctacacccgtaagaccttcgttcatcttcagaacacaaatgaagatattgttgatgaaatccgatggctcagtgaggcctgcattgagagcaaagccattgaatactctcaaggtccataaaggtactaaaaacatatttgaaacagtccatgtgagttcagtggttctatcttaatattataaagcgacaagaatactttttgtctgccaaaaaaacaaaataacgacttttcaacaatatctacgtggaacgacatgagggtgagtaataaatgacattattttcattttagggtgaactaaccctttaacaaaggTCCACAGGTGTTTCTTCAGCATATCTTTATTCAGTGTTTTTCATGTGAATGGCTCTCTTCTGACCCCTACAGGACACAGCCATCAGCTGTTCCACGTGTGTGCAATAATTGGAACACACTTCCAGATGAAGGCCATTGAAACTGACATGGTGCTTAGACAGTCACAGCTGCTGGTCACTGCTCCACCTATCACCTTTAACAACACAATTGGAGCAGCTCTGGTCTGTGTCTGCATCAGTTTGGGGATCATATGTCTTTATATTCTACCTCTACTGTACAGCCACCCAGATACACACCCAACAAAGAATGAAGGAAAGGAGTGCAAGCACTAAACatcaccttggaattataaggttctatctgacatttttgtcaaaattgagttattcacatattcttattctgtgacaacttatttacattatgtgatgtgttttttaagttgtgtacatttttggactttttatttataaaacaaaaagtttCTATCTACAAAGTCAAACTAACTTGGTTCTATAAAGTTCTATCTGTGAGCCAATCGGCACTTCGGATGCTCACAAGAGGACCAATGAGCCAAGACTGTTCAAATTTAAATCTATCTAGCTATCTATCTAGCTAAATGAACATCTGCACTGGACAAAATCTTTAGCGCTGCCTTTTATGCTTAActtaagaaaataattatttgtgctaaaatatgaaataaatgtcatatagAAAGCATTAAATTTAACTTTCTCATACATGTCGACACTGTTACAACACTAATTTTTTTGTTCCCCATATcatttttgctaaatggaaTGCACAATCTTTGAAGTTCAATATCTCAAAcctgctcagaatgcagatagaaccttataattccaaggtggcATAAACGCTCCTTAAAACAAGGAGTCTCTGAAAGATTGATTGCATTCTTGCACAAGTTACCAAAGttattgtaaaaatatctaGGACACTCTTGCTagatattacattataaaaatcccCAAGAGGGGTTTGTATGTTTACTGAAACTATGCAACCTGAGATTGCAAAGAGTAATGAATGCGTTAATTGCATGAACACCACTACTCAGAGGAGAGCAAAAAAAGGCACTGAATATCAGAACAATATAAGTCATGGGAGGATGTCATAGTGGTCTAATTTTTGTgtatagaaacacacacactgaatgaATTAACAGTCATGATAAGATTTACAGTATGAAACTTGAACAGGTAAATGTAGATGAAATACAACAGAAACATTCTAATTTATGTAAATGGTTCACAAACATATGGTAGCCTAATACATGGACTCGAATTGGTGAATTTTTGTGAATCGGTTCATTTGCATAAATTGTCCGTCCGACTAAGCTACATATGAAAGAGAGGACCGGTTGGGATGAACTGATTCACTAGAATGAAACAAATTTTCTTATGATACATATGAGTGAAGACCATTTGGAATGAACCAATTCCTTTAGAATGAATCGGACTAGGAACTAGATGCACAATTACCTGTGTGCAGAGTCTGCCAAAATCCTCAGTGACAACCATAATATATCTACTTATTTCTTTTCCTTAAAACGGCACAATACTTTTGtggtatcaaaaaaaaaaaaaaaaagtgtgtgagGGGTATTACATATTTTCATAAAACCAGGTCACAACTTGTGTAACCAAACTGACACTATTTATTGTTTCCAGCAttctttataataaaatatttatttcttaaagtCTAGTCCTGTTTTTATTCCTAATTGAAACCTGTGAATGCAATGCAAAGAAAAGTTCAACTTCagattgatattttaaatacactGCCCTCCTCAGCTTGTAAGCAGCAATAAAGTTCTGAGTTGAAAAGGGGATGATAGGAAGTGTGACCGTCTTGTCAGGCTTAGTTTCTGTACTCAAAAGCCCAAAATGCCCCGATGTCCGACCGAGGAGTGGTGGCAGTAAAAGTTATTTGTTTATCATCACTATTTACTTAGGTCAAGTTGGCAATATTCACACATTCGAACTTCCCGGATCAATAACTCGttatctgtagatttcaatttctgtagccactccacagtccgaagtcttttgcttttgactaccgctgaatctccagttgtcactgatgattgtcatttggacctttctggattacaatccgccatcaaaataagtttaattattccagctgctgtgagaaaaggctataaatgatcccctacaagcagcatcctcacatgcaaTATAGTCTAGCTGGGACtctttctttatgtaaacagacgtgatgtaatgacgcaaagtggcatgctcgaatttcccgcggaaacccaccagtacgctctaattagaaaacattattatgagcttaccattgtgaatcgggctaaggtaaggagatagttttgaacactggctggtgtACTTGCTCCAGCCagtgattttggatcatttttagccaaaaaaagtcacggactgcagctttaatcaaAAAACCCGAACGGCAAATATCTGCCTAAATGTAGTGATGGTGAAATGAAGCTTTGCGAAGCACTGAGGATTTCCTCTCAACTGGATCATAAAAAGATTCATTATTCGAAACTTTTCAAAACGGTGTACACCAAGGCCGTAACCACgtcttgaacattgggggggaccttttttttttttttttttttaaataaagcataaagaaacaaaacagtgaaCGAAACTGCTGCTAATacaatgctatatcagatatgtacaataacagttgtagaaaaaaaaaaaataacatagatgtccagaaatcaatttcaatagtaTATTGAGAACTAatttttaatgtgatagtttcaCAATACAGTTTATTTTTAGTTCCGAGATTCTTCAGTTTAGTGAATAAATATATCGATCCTTAATAACTATTTAAATTCCATAATGGTCTAGTGGTAGGATTTTTGTTAACAGTATCAAAGGTTGCATGTTCTAATCCACCCtcgcatagttttttttttcctcattaaaattaaagatgTCCATCAAtggttgtatatcaagagcagggacacgtttgtgtgcatttgtattGTGATTTTACCGAAAAAATAGAACCTCCGCAACAGCGTTAAGCGAACGATTGACGCGCCAGTCTGTGTTGTGAAGACTGTGTGCACGAGCAAAGAGAGAACGTAAACCCCGCctactttttaatttgattggccatctcaatcattttgacattgacgagcgttCTTAGACCGCTAAGgcagaccagactaaaaatgtaacttttaaaactttttgtcatcctaacaacatgcAGAGAGCTGTAATGAAGTGCAGCTGAGCAGTGcaagaatttcaaatattgggggggacgatttggccatttctaattattgggggggggggacttgtcccccttaatgtctatggtggttacggccctggtGAACACTAACACCATATTGTGGTCAAAAGGTGGAAAAAGCTGCCTTATTTGCGTTCCAGACGACCCAGCTATTTTTGGACTGTTTCATGTAATAAATCAGTTTGTGCTATGAAAAGcgtataaaacaatgaaaataattagtctatatcaaaaaaaaaaaaaaaaaaaaaaaaaaaaaagggctagTCTTTCACGTGTCATTTTACttacacaatttgaataaatgagtaAACAAGCGTATGCatatattatcaaaataaacgAAGATTATCATATAATGGCCAGCTGAAGTACTTATGTACTGGGAATAAATACAAACGGAACATGCACAAAActacacatgtaaatatttattcgtATAATGATTTATTCTTGTCAAAAAGCGAATGACACTTGACACCTGCGCAAGGGTTCGCGTTATTTGAATCAGAATGCGAAGCAGTCACGTGGTTGTGTGCGAAAACGAAGCATCGGACGTCACAGATCACGTGGTTATGGCAAATCGAATCAAGCTCCGGTACAGTGCTTCACTGTGAGATGTTTCGGGTTTTTTTCAAAGTTTCGAAGCTTCGGTGTCTAATGTCACAACAGTCACATCACTTCC
It encodes the following:
- the paqr5b gene encoding membrane progestin receptor gamma-B isoform X2, translating into MFSLIKLRRVFTVHQVPKAFHEDSIISGYRHPRSSATDCVLSLFQLTNETLNVWTHFLPTWYFLWKLMTVLLIEDAWYDVYTWPLLVFLFSCCVYPLASSCAHTFSTMSTRSRHICYFFDYGALSLYSLGSAISYSAYVFPDAWVNSTFHSYYIPVAVLNTILSTSLACYSRFSERPSPRLSKVLRILAFAYPYLFDNIPLFYRLFLCVGEGCTDNEANSVHVHHTLLAFLTGFLFATHLPERLAPGRFDYIGHSHQLFHVCAIIGTHFQMKAIETDMVLRQSQLLVTAPPITFNNTIGAALVCVCISLGIICLYILPLLYSHPDTHPTKNEGKECKH
- the paqr5b gene encoding membrane progestin receptor gamma-B isoform X1 translates to MFSLIKLRRVFTVHQVPKAFHEDSIISGYRHPRSSATDCVLSLFQLTNETLNVWTHFLPTWYFLWKLMTVLLIEDAWYDVYTWPLLVFLFSCCVYPLASSCAHTFSTMSTRSRHICYFFDYGALSLYSLGSAISYSAYVFPDAWVNSTFHSYYIPVAVLNTILSTSLACYSRLGLPFLHYNHDIDERFSERPSPRLSKVLRILAFAYPYLFDNIPLFYRLFLCVGEGCTDNEANSVHVHHTLLAFLTGFLFATHLPERLAPGRFDYIGHSHQLFHVCAIIGTHFQMKAIETDMVLRQSQLLVTAPPITFNNTIGAALVCVCISLGIICLYILPLLYSHPDTHPTKNEGKECKH